Below is a genomic region from Solidesulfovibrio fructosivorans JJ].
GATTTTCGCCTCGAGCCCGGCGGCCGGCGTGCTCAACCGCCTGCCGTTGGGCGTGGCCGTGTGCAACGATACGCGGCAGATCATCTATTCCAATGAAAAATTCCGGGAACTGGCTTCCCTGGATTGTCCGAACAAGGATGTGCTCGGCCAGCGCCTGGGCGAGGCGCTCTCCTGTCTGGGCGCGAACATCGAGATCGGCGGCTGCGGCACGAGCGAAACCTGCCGCAGCTGCGGCGTGGCCCGGTCGATGGGCAAACTGCTGGCCGGCGCCGATACGGTTCAGGGCGAATGCTCCCTGGCCCGGCATGGCGGCAAGCGCCTGGAGACCCTGGACTTCCGGCTCTGGGCCTGGGGGCTGCCCTACAACGGGGAAATGTTCCACGCCATCATCCTGACCGATACGCGGGCCGAGAAACGCCTGTCGCTTATCGAGCGCATCTTCTACCACGACATCCTGAACATCGTCTCCGGCATGCAGGGCATCTGCGAGATCATGCGCGAAGAGGAGGAAGGCGCCCGCAATGCCGAGCTGGACCTGCTGCTGTTCGCCACCGAGCGCATTAACGACCTCATCGTGTCCCAGCGAGACTTCACCCAGGCCGAGCACGGGGACTACGAAGTCACGGTGAGCAAGCTCGGGACGCTCTCCCTTTTAAACGACATCGTCGCCTTCATGCGGCGGGAAACCTCCGCCCGGGGCAAAACCCTCGTCGTGGCCAAGGACAGCTCCGACGCCTTTTTCGCCACGGACCGCAAGCTCCTCGCCCGCATCCTGGTCAAC
It encodes:
- a CDS encoding PAS domain-containing sensor histidine kinase, which produces MNAGVVPFLPAQRTSITKIGRQAQIFASSPAAGVLNRLPLGVAVCNDTRQIIYSNEKFRELASLDCPNKDVLGQRLGEALSCLGANIEIGGCGTSETCRSCGVARSMGKLLAGADTVQGECSLARHGGKRLETLDFRLWAWGLPYNGEMFHAIILTDTRAEKRLSLIERIFYHDILNIVSGMQGICEIMREEEEGARNAELDLLLFATERINDLIVSQRDFTQAEHGDYEVTVSKLGTLSLLNDIVAFMRRETSARGKTLVVAKDSSDAFFATDRKLLARILVNMQKNALEASGPGDTITAGCDLDDGHVRFWVHNPGVVPEEARAQIFRRAFSTKGTGRGLGTYGMKLFAEKYLGGEVGFASDDDAGTTFFVRLPLEI